The Candidatus Tanganyikabacteria bacterium genome includes a window with the following:
- a CDS encoding RidA family protein produces the protein MNGKAHILGERAAALANYPHMREAGGLLWVSGISARRPDGSVEGLGDIRAQTRAVIENVRAVLGAAGADLGHLVDLTAYLVDMADYAGYNEVYDTYFRATTGPARTTVAVRELPGPDLLIEIKGVALAPGRPT, from the coding sequence GTGAACGGCAAAGCCCACATCCTGGGAGAGCGCGCGGCCGCCCTCGCCAACTACCCGCACATGCGGGAGGCGGGCGGGTTGCTGTGGGTGTCGGGCATCTCGGCGCGGCGGCCTGACGGGTCGGTCGAGGGCCTGGGCGACATCCGGGCGCAGACGCGGGCGGTCATCGAGAATGTCCGCGCCGTCCTGGGAGCGGCCGGCGCCGACCTCGGGCATCTGGTGGACCTCACCGCGTATCTGGTGGACATGGCCGACTACGCGGGCTACAACGAGGTTTACGACACCTACTTCCGGGCAACCACGGGGCCGGCGCGCACGACGGTGGCGGTCCGGGAGTTGCCGGGGCCCGATCTGCTGATCGAGATCAAGGGCGTGGCCCTCGCGCCCGGGAGGCCAACATGA
- a CDS encoding 2-hydroxymuconic semialdehyde dehydrogenase — translation MRRYRHYIAGEFCDGAGGSTFADVDPATARPIAEVALGTADDVDRAVAAASGALAGPWGRMPVGARCDLLRRAADILADRSADFVAAEVADTGKPLAWARDLEIPRAAANFRAYSDLMRGWADEAFQTPTDDGRGATNYTVRAPLGAVGVIVPWNLPLLLLTWKVAPALAAGNAVIAKPSEETPGTATLLAEVLAEAGLPAGAYNVVHGMGPGGAGEALVTHPGVRAIAFTGESRTGQAIMRAASDRLKPLSFELGGKNAALVFADADFDAAVAGVARSTFSNTGQVCLCTERVYVERSLYDRFVAALAEAARVLVPGDPLDPATTLGPLISRTHLEKVTSYFDLARREGATSLTGGSRPDLPAPFDGGYFVQPTIWVDLPESARCAREEVFGPVCHVRPFDDEDEAIALANASEYGLAATVWTRDLSRAHRVAKRLEAGITWVNCWYLRDLRTPFGGMKNSGIGREGGRYSLEFFSEIKNICIKH, via the coding sequence ATGCGCCGCTATCGCCACTACATCGCCGGGGAGTTCTGCGACGGGGCCGGAGGCTCCACCTTCGCCGACGTCGATCCAGCCACCGCCCGGCCGATCGCCGAGGTCGCCCTGGGCACGGCCGACGACGTGGATCGCGCCGTCGCGGCGGCCAGCGGGGCGCTTGCCGGGCCCTGGGGCCGCATGCCGGTCGGCGCCCGGTGCGACCTGTTGCGGCGCGCCGCCGACATTCTGGCCGACCGGTCCGCGGACTTCGTGGCCGCCGAGGTGGCCGATACGGGAAAGCCGCTCGCATGGGCGCGCGACCTGGAGATCCCCAGGGCGGCCGCCAACTTCCGCGCCTACTCGGACCTGATGCGGGGCTGGGCGGACGAGGCGTTCCAGACGCCCACCGACGACGGCCGTGGCGCGACCAACTACACGGTCCGCGCTCCCCTGGGCGCGGTGGGCGTCATCGTGCCCTGGAACCTGCCCTTGCTGCTGCTCACCTGGAAGGTGGCCCCGGCCCTCGCGGCGGGCAATGCGGTGATCGCCAAGCCCTCGGAGGAGACGCCCGGTACGGCGACCCTGCTCGCCGAGGTCCTCGCCGAGGCCGGCCTGCCGGCCGGCGCCTACAACGTCGTCCACGGGATGGGGCCCGGCGGCGCCGGCGAGGCCCTGGTGACGCATCCGGGCGTGCGGGCGATCGCCTTCACGGGAGAGTCGCGCACCGGGCAGGCGATCATGCGGGCGGCGAGCGACCGCCTCAAGCCTCTGTCCTTCGAACTGGGGGGCAAGAACGCCGCCCTCGTCTTCGCCGACGCCGACTTCGACGCGGCGGTGGCCGGGGTGGCGCGAAGCACGTTCAGCAACACCGGGCAGGTCTGCCTCTGCACCGAACGGGTGTACGTCGAGCGATCGCTGTACGACCGCTTCGTGGCCGCCCTCGCCGAGGCGGCCCGCGTCCTGGTGCCGGGCGATCCGCTTGATCCAGCCACCACGCTGGGTCCCTTGATCTCCCGGACGCACCTCGAGAAGGTGACGTCCTACTTCGACCTGGCGCGCCGCGAGGGCGCCACGTCGCTCACCGGCGGATCCCGCCCGGATCTGCCAGCGCCCTTCGACGGCGGGTACTTCGTACAGCCGACGATCTGGGTCGATCTGCCCGAGAGCGCGCGCTGTGCCCGCGAGGAAGTGTTCGGGCCGGTCTGCCACGTGCGGCCGTTCGACGACGAAGACGAGGCGATCGCCCTGGCCAACGCTTCCGAGTACGGCCTGGCCGCGACGGTCTGGACACGCGATCTGTCTCGCGCACACCGAGTCGCCAAGCGCCTCGAAGCGGGTATCACCTGGGTGAATTGCTGGTATCTCCGCGATCTCCGGACGCCCTTCGGAGGGATGAAAAACTCGGGTATAGGCCGGGAGGGCGGGCGCTACAGCCTCGAGTTCTTCAGCGAAATCAAGAACATCTGTATCAAGCACTGA